The proteins below are encoded in one region of Oncorhynchus clarkii lewisi isolate Uvic-CL-2024 chromosome 33, UVic_Ocla_1.0, whole genome shotgun sequence:
- the LOC139392876 gene encoding beta-2-microglobulin-like: MKSILSIVVLGLIYSAVEAKESPPKVQVYSRNPGNFGDKNTLICHVSGFHPPDISIQLLKNGVEIPDAKQTDLAFEQGWQFHLTKSVGFTPASGEEYTCRVRHLKNLKTYTWEADM; the protein is encoded by the exons ATGAAGTCTATTCTGTCAATCGTTGTACTTGGGCTCATTTACAGCGCTGTAGAGGCCAAAGAAT CTCCCCCCAAGGTGCAGGTGTACAGCCGTAACCCTGGCAACTTTGGCGATAAGAACACCCTGATCTGTCACGTGAGTGGCTTCCACCCCCCTGACATCAGCATCCAGCTCCTGAAGAACGGTGTGGAGATCCCCGACGCCAAGCAGACAGACCTGGCCTTCGAACAGGGATGGCAGTTCCACCTCACCAAGAGTGTTGGATTCACACCAGCCAGCGGAGAGGAGTACACCTGCAGAGTCCGCCACCTGAAGAATCTGAAGACctacacctggg AGGCAGATATGTAA
- the LOC139392878 gene encoding beta-2-microglobulin-like yields MKTVLSVIAFCFFLGFINAKESPPKVQVYSRNPGQHGKDNTLICHVSGFHPPDISIQLLKNGVEIPDAKQTDLAFEQGWQFHLTKSVGFTPASGEEYTCRVRHLKNLKTYTWEADM; encoded by the exons ATGAAAACTGTTTTGTCCGTGATCGCTTTCTGCTTCTTCCTGGGGTTCATAAACGCAAAAGAAT CTCCCCCCAAGGTGCAGGTGTACAGCCGTAACCCAGGGCAACATGGGAAGGACAACACCTTGATCTGTCACGTGAGTGGCTTCCACCCCCCTGACATCAGCATCCAGCTCCTGAAGAACGGTGTGGAGATCCCCGACGCCAAGCAGACAGACCTGGCCTTCGAACAGGGATGGCAGTTCCACCTCACCAAGAGTGTTGGATTCACACCAGCCAGCGGAGAGGAGTACACCTGCAGAGTCCGCCACCTGAAGAATCTGAAGACctacacctggg AGGCAGATATGTAA
- the LOC139392874 gene encoding beta-2-microglobulin-like yields MKTLLSVVAFCVVLVTINAKESPPKVQVYSRNPGEYGKDNTLICHVSGFHPPDISIQLLKNGVEIPDAKQTDLAFEQGWQFHLTKSVGFTPASGEEYTCRVRHLKNLKTYTWESDM; encoded by the exons ATGAAAACGCTTTTGTCCGTAGTTGCATTCTGCGTCGTGTTGGTGACCATAAACGCAAAAGAAT CTCCCCCCAAGGTGCAGGTGTACAGCCGTAACCCAGGGGAATATGGGAAGGACAACACCCTGATCTGTCACGTGAGTGGCTTCCACCCCCCTGACATCAGCATCCAGCTCCTGAAGAACGGCGTGGAGATCCCCGACGCCAAGCAGACAGACCTGGCCTTCGAACAGGGATGGCAGTTCCACCTCACCAAGAGTGTTGGATTCACACCAGCCAGCGGAGAGGAGTATACCTGCAGAGTCCGCCACCTGAAGAATCTGAAGACctacacctggg AATCAGATATGTAA